One Kushneria konosiri genomic window, CGTCAAGGCCGGCCGTGGTGATCGTCTATCAGATGATCCTGCGCTTTTTTCCGGGCTGGTCTGGACGGGCGAAGAGGCCGTGGAAAAGGGGCTGGTGGACGGCCTTAAAAGCGTTGGTGATGTCGCGCGCGACATGATCGGGAGTGCTGAAACGACGGATTACACCCAAAGCGGTGATCCGCTTGAGCAGATATCGCGCCACCTTGGCCAGATCGCTGCAGAGTATCTCGGCCTTGACCTTTTCGCAGGCGCGTCGCCCGTGCGCCTGCGTTGACGTCCCTTCGTGGCGCCGGCTGCTGTCATTCGAGCAGTGGATTGACACCGGCGTCACGAAGCAGGCGGCACAAGGCAATCATGGGAAGCCCTATCAGTGCGCTCGGGTCGGAAGTATGGACGCCCTCGAACAAGGTGGTTCCGAGTTTCTCCATATAAAAGCCGCCAGCGTTATCGATGGCGGGCTCTTTTGCAAGATAGCCCTCGATCTCATCGGAGCTCAGGTGTCTGACATCAACGCTTGTAAGGTCCACGAAAGTGTCGCAACGGTGTTGACGGGTATCCAGAACTGCCACGCCTGTCAGAAAATGGATACGCCGGCCTGAAAAGCGCTGGAGCTGTTGACGGGCCCTGTCGATACTGCCCGGTTTGCCCAGTAGGTCATCATCGATGCTGACCACCTGATCGCTGCCAATGATCAGATGATGTGAATAATACTCGGCCAGTGCCTGCGCCTTTTCGCGCGAGAGGCGCTCGGCCAGCATACGGGGCGTTTCACCTGCTCTGGAGGTTTCATCAATATCAGGAGAGTGATGTTGAAAGGGCAGGCCGAGACGGCCCAGCAGCTCTCGGCGAGAAGGAGAGCCGGAGGCAAGAACAAGCAGGGGCATCATGGCTCCTGAAACAGTGGGTTTTGAAAGGGCAGCAGGGTAACCGTTTTTAATGGTAATAGCGGTTTCGGGTGCCTATTTTGCAACAACTCTTTTGACACTTTCACGGACAATCCCTATTATTGCGCGCCTATGTCAACCACGCGACTACCCAAAACGGTCGAGCCCTATCGGCTTGCTGCCAGCGGCGAACGTCTGGAAGGGAGAATTCCACTCTCTGCCATGCCTCGTTTCGTCGATGCCATCGGCCGGCAGGAGGCCGAATGTCATGTTGTCATGACGTTTGATCTTGATGCACAGCGTCAGCATTATATCGAAGGCTCACTTGTTGCCGATGTCGAGATGCCCTGTCAGCGGTGTCTGCAGGCCATGCCGGTTCATCTTGAAAGCACTTTTCTGCTTGGCATGGTGACCAGTGATGAGCGTGCAGCGACACTGCCGGCACGTTACGAGCCGGTACTTGTGGAAGACGAACATCTGGCTTTGCTGCCGGTTGTCGAGGACGAATTGCTTCTGACGCTTCCGCAGGTGGTTTATCACGACGAAGCGGATTGCGCCGTTTCTCGAGATGCGCTGCAAAGTGGTGACGAAGTCGAGCAAACGCCGGCGCGAGCCGATAACCCGTTCAGTGTGCTTCGCTCCCTGAAGGATCACTGAGTCTTTTTTGACGTTACGTTACAACCGGAGACAACCCAATGGCTGTCCAACAGAATCGCAAGTCCCGTTCCAGGCGCGGTATGCGTCGTGCTCACGACGCTCTGACAGCGCCGACACTGTCCCAGGACAAGGAAACCGGCACTACTCATCTCCGTCACCATGTTGCACCGGACGGATACTATCGTGGCCGCAAGGTCATTGACGTCGAAGAATAAATGATTCGGGCGATGCCGCCCTTGCGTATCGCCATCGACGCCATGGGCGGGGATTACGGTCCCCGCGCTACTGTTCCTGGGGCAGCACTTGCACTGGCGCAAAGACCGGATGCATATGCCACGCTCTACGGCAGACGTCACCTGCTTGACGTCGAACTCTCTCGATTACCTGCTTCTCTTGCGCATGTCCGTAATCGCATCGATGTCATTGAAGCCGGTGACGGCCTGCCTGTTGACGTGACGCCTTCCCGCATTCTTCGCGATACCTTCGATGGCAGCCTTTACGCAAGTCTTGGTGCCTTGCGAAGCGGCGACGCCTGTGCCTGTGTCAGCGCAGAGCATACCGGCGCCATTATGGCGTTGGGGCGACGCGATGTCGGTATGCTGGATAATGTAGCGCGTGCCGCTATCAGTGCAGCTATTCCCACCGTCTCTCGAAAACCCTGCTATATGCTGGACCTTGGTGCCAATGTCGACGTGCGCGCCGAACATCTTGTAGATTTTGCCTCGATGGGCGCTGCCATGGTCAGGCTGGTGGATGGCGTGCAGCTGCCAAGAGTCGGGCTTTTAAACGTGGGCACCGAGAGTTCCAAGGGAGAACGCCGAGTACGTGAAGCCGATATGCTGCTTCGCGGCGGTGACCATACTCGTTTCGAATATGTCGGTTATATCGAAGGGGATGCACTTTTCACTGGTAATACTGACGTTGCCATCTGTGACGGAATGGTGGGCAATGTCGCGCTCAAAAGCAGTGAGGGGTTGGCTCGAATGCTCGGTGAGCGTCTTCGAAGCGAGTTTCAGATCGGCTGGTATGCCCGTATGGTGGGGTGGCTGGGCACGCCGGTATTGCGCCGCTTCATGCAGGAGCTTAACCCCGTGAGATATAATGGCGCCAGCTTTCTGGGGCTGAAGTCCACGGTTGTGAAAAGCCATGGTAATGCACGCGCCGAAGGATTTGCCTATGCTGTGCGCCGTGCACTGGATGAAGCCGCGATGAATTTGCCGGAAAGGTTGATGTCATAGAAATTTCGTATGGCGAAGTGCTGATTGAGCCTGCACTGCAGGCGTTTATAATGCTTCGCTTATTTAATCTTCAATGAGCTAGTACAGGTGAATCAGATGAGCAATGCCCTCGCCCTGGTCTTTCCCGGTCAGGGTTCTCAGCAGCTGGGCATGCTGCGAGAGCTCGCCGAACGTTACAGCGTGGTGCGAACGACCTTCGAGGAGGCTTCAGATGCGCTTGGGTACGATCTCTGGCATGTGACTCAGGAAGGGCCCGAAACGGCGCTCAATGCAACAGCCTGCACGCAGCCGGCGCTGCTGACCGCCAGTGTTGCCATCTGGCGCGTCTGGCAGGAGCTTGAAGGCCCGCGTCCAGCTGCCATGTCCGGCCATAGTCTGGGCGAATACAGTGCGCTGGTCTGTGCAGGTGCGATGAGCTTCGCTGATGGTGTCCGGCTGGTGCGCCTGCGCGGGGAGGCGATGCAGGATGCCGTGCCGGCCGGACAAGGCGGGATGGCGGCGATACTGGGGCTCGATGACGATGTCGTGGAAGCGGTATGTGAAGAAGCCGCACAGGGTAGCGTTGTCTCGGCCGTCAACTATAACTCGCCAGGGCAGGTGGTGATCGCCGGAGAAAAGGCCGCCGTCGAGCGTGCCATCGCTCTTTGCCAGGAGCGCGGCGCTCGCCGTGCCATGCCGCTTCCGGTATCGGTACCATCGCACTGTGCGCTGATGAAACCTGCCGCCGAGCGTCTTGAGCAGGCCATGATTGATATCGACCTGCGTCAGCCGCGCTATCGTGTTATCCAGAATGTGGATGCCGCCTGGCATGAAGATATTGATACCATCAAGACGCGGCTGGTTCAGCAATTGTACCGTCCGGTGCTCTGGACACGCTGTGTGGAAATCCTTTGCGAGCAGGGTGCCAGCGTCTTTATCGAGTGTGGTCCCGGGAAGGTGCTGACAGGACTGGGCAAGCGCATCGCACGTCAAAGTCGTGGGCTTGCGGTCAATGATCCTGAATCGCTGGCAGCAGCGATCGAGCTGGCAAAAGAGACGCCAGAAGGTCAATAAAGGCGTGCGAATACGCAGCACAAGACATCAATCCCAAAAGGGAAGGCAAGCATGAGTGAAGCAAGAGTGGCACTGGTTACCGGTGCAACACGCGGCATTGGCCAGGCCATTGCTCGTGAGCTGGGTCGACAGGGCCATACGGTTATTGGAACGGCCACCAGCGAGGATGGCGCGCGTCGCATCGAGGATGATCTTGCCGCGCACTCCATAACCGGAGCGGGTATGGTCCTCAACGTAACGGACAGCGCTGCCATTGATCAGGTGCTGAGCGAGATCACCGAGCGTTTTGGTGCTCCCTTGATTCTGGTCAACAATGCTGGCATCACTCGTGATAACCTGTTGATGCGCATGAAGGATAACGAGTGGGACGAGGTTCTGGATACCAACCTCACCTCGGTATATCGTGTATCAAAGGCTTGCCTGAAAGCCATGACGCGCGCACGTTTCGGTCGTATCGTTAATATAAGTTCCGTTGTCGCAACACTGGGCAATGCGGGTCAGAGTAACTATGCTGCGGCAAAGGCAGGCATGGAAGGCTTTACCCGCTCACTGGCGCGCGAGCTTGCTTCGCGTAATGTTACGGTCAATGCCGTAGCGCCCGGGTTTATCGCAACCGACATGACCAGTGAGCTGCCAGAGAAACACAAGGAATCATTGCTGAGTCAGATTCCGCTGTCGCGCCTGGGGCAACCCGAGGAAATTGCAGCGGCTGCTTGTTTTCTGACCAGCGATGTCGCCGGGTACATCACCGGTGAAACGCTGCATGTCAATGGCGGTATGAACATGCGCTAGAACCGACAAAGGACGCTGTTGCGTCCGAGAAAGACGGTCTATAAACTACCGCCAGTTTTGATCTGGCGACTCGTAAACCAGGAGTGATGATAAATGAGTACCATCGAAGAGCGCGTTAAAAAAGTTGTTGCCGAACGCTTGAACGTCAAGGAAGAAGAGATCCAGAACAGCTCTTCCTTTACTGAAGATCTGGGCGCCGACTCGCTCGACACCGTGGAACTGGTAATGGCTCTCGAAGAGGAATTCGATACCGAAATTCCCGACGAAGAAGCAGAGAAGATCACTACCGTGCAGGAAGCGATCGACTACATCGTCGCTCACCAGTAAGTTTTTGGCGCAATCCAGCCTTCCGGGCCAGGATTGACCGGTAAAGCCGCCCCCTCTGGGAGCGGCTTTATTTTTAAATGGCATTAACCGGCAAACGGCATACGCTGCGCCGGGCCTTTCAAGCTGAATCATCAGGATATATCAGTCAGAGACCGAGCCGATAGAATCGGTATAATGGCCCGGATATATCATGCAGCAGGCGGTCGGGTATCCAGCAGTAATTCATGCTCTCGGGCGCACTCATCTGTCTTTTTTGGAGGAAAAACGATGCCTCGCAGAAGGGTCGTGGTGACCGGCATCGGTCTGGTAACACCGGTGGGTAATACAACGGATGCCACCTGGGACAGTATCAAGGCTGGCAAAAGCGGTATCGGAGCGATCGAGCATTTTGATGCCAGTGGTTTGAACACTCGCTTCAGCGGTGCTGTGAAAGGCTTTGATCCAGCCCCCTGGTTCAATCCGAAAGATGCCAAAAAAATGGATCTTTTCATCCAGTATGGCATTGCAGCTTCGGTTCAGGCGGTACAGAACTCGGGCATTACCTGCAGCGAAGAAAACGCTCACCGCATCGGGGTTGCCATTGGTTCAGGCATCGGCGGGTTGCCGATGATCGAGACCAACCATCAGTCGTTGCTGAAGTCGGGGGCGCGTCGTATTTCTCCCTTCTTCGTGCCTGGTTCGATCATCAACATGATCGCTGGCAATCTGGCCATTCAGTTTGGCTTTCGCGGCCCCAATATCGCCATTACAACGGCGTGTACATCGGGAACGCACAACATTGGCTACGGCGCACGTACCATTGCCTATGGTGACGCTGACGTCATGGTGTGTGGTGGGGCTGAAATGGCCAGCACGCCGTTGGGTGTTGGGGGCTTTTCCGCCGCCAGAGCGCTGTCGACCCGTAACGATGATCCGCAGGCCGCCAGTCGACCGTGGGATCGCGACCGTGATGGCTTCGTGCTCTCCGATGGTGCCGGAATTCTGGTGCTGGAAGAGTACGAGCACGCAAAAGCGCGCGGTGCGAACATCCTGGCGGAGTGTGCCGGTTTTGGCATGAGTGATGATGCGTGGCACATGACAGCACCGCCCAGCGATGGTGCCGGCGCTGCCATGGCCATGAGCAACGCCATTCGCGATGCCGGGCTTGATCCTTCAAGCATCGATTACATCAATGCTCATGGCACCTCCACGATGGTGGGCGATGTGGCAGAAAGCCTTGCCATCGAAAAGGTGCTGGGTGCTTCAGCGCGTGATGTGGCCATCAGCTCGACCAAGTCAATGATCGGACATCTGCTGGGCGCTGCCGGGGCAGTCGAGGCGGCTTTCTCCATTCTGGCCCTGCGCGATCAGGTCGCTCCACCGACCATCAATCTGGACAATCCTGACGAGCAATGCCGTCTGGATTACGTGCCGCATACTGCACGTGAAATGAAAATCGAGCATGTGCTGTCCAATTCGTTCGGTTTTGGTGGCACCAACGGTTCGCTGGTATTTTCGCGTATCTGATGAGGATGCAGGCATGATCGGCTCGGATAGCACTGATCCCATGGTGGCTCTGACAGATCGGGGGCTTGCCTACGGGGATGGTCTGTTCGAAACCGTGCTGGTAAGAGACGGGACGCCTCTGTTGTGGAATGAGCACTGCGCTCGCCTGATTCATGGGGCACATCGTCTTGGCTTTGAGCCGCCCTCGAGAGGGTGGCTGGATGCTCTGCCTGAAAAGGCGCCTCGGGGCGAGCATGTGCTCAAGGTCGTCCTGACCCGTGGCAGCGGTGGGCGTGGTTATCGTCCGCCTGATCCAGCCGAGCCGCGCTGTTATTGGCAGTTCACGCCGTTTACGCCCATGCCCGAACGCTGGGAGCAAGGGGTCAGCGTTCGGCTTTGCCATCTGCGGCTGGGCCGTCAGCCCGCCCTGGCCGGACTCAAGCATCTCAACCGACTGGAAAACGTGCTGGCACGCCAGGAATGGCATGACGATGCCATTGCTGAAGGCATTATCCTTAACGACCGCGATCAGCTTGTTGAGGCGACCGCCATGAATCTGGCCTGGTTCGACCAGGGACAGTGGTGGACGCCTGAACTGATCGAGTGCGGTGTCGAAGGTACCCTGCGCCGTGCCTTGATCGACCAGGGGCATTTGAGTATTGCCGGCGCCGAGGATGCATCGCTGTCAAGATTTTTGAACGCGCGAAGTACCTGTCTTTTCAACTCCGTGCAAGGGCTATGGCCAATCGTCAGGTGTTTCGATGCACAGCATCAGCACGTGTCCGGTCAGTGGCTCATCGATGATTCGGTTCGCCGTCTTCAGGATGGCGCGCATGCCCTGTTGGGTTATCCCTCCAATCTTCCAACCTCCTGATCCGAGTCTCATGTATGCGATGGTTAAAGGGTATGCTTCTGGTAGTGGTGGTCATGGCGGCAGCCATCGGCGGAGGCTGGCTCTGGTGGCAGCACAAGCTTAATGAACCGATTGCATTGCAGTCGTCAACGGTTTATGAGATTCGCTCTGGCATGGGGGCCCGGCAGATCATCAATGAGCTTCATGAGCGTGGGATCATTGATGAGCGCTGGCCCTATCAGGTGCTGGGCGTGCTCGACCCTGCCCGTCTGAGGGCGCTGCGTGCCGGCGAGTTCGAAATCTTGCCTGATATGAATGCCCATGCATTACTGGGCAAGCTTTCCAGCAACGATGTTGTGCGCCACCGCCTGACAATTCCG contains:
- the fabG gene encoding 3-oxoacyl-ACP reductase FabG; its protein translation is MSEARVALVTGATRGIGQAIARELGRQGHTVIGTATSEDGARRIEDDLAAHSITGAGMVLNVTDSAAIDQVLSEITERFGAPLILVNNAGITRDNLLMRMKDNEWDEVLDTNLTSVYRVSKACLKAMTRARFGRIVNISSVVATLGNAGQSNYAAAKAGMEGFTRSLARELASRNVTVNAVAPGFIATDMTSELPEKHKESLLSQIPLSRLGQPEEIAAAACFLTSDVAGYITGETLHVNGGMNMR
- the fabF gene encoding beta-ketoacyl-ACP synthase II — translated: MPRRRVVVTGIGLVTPVGNTTDATWDSIKAGKSGIGAIEHFDASGLNTRFSGAVKGFDPAPWFNPKDAKKMDLFIQYGIAASVQAVQNSGITCSEENAHRIGVAIGSGIGGLPMIETNHQSLLKSGARRISPFFVPGSIINMIAGNLAIQFGFRGPNIAITTACTSGTHNIGYGARTIAYGDADVMVCGGAEMASTPLGVGGFSAARALSTRNDDPQAASRPWDRDRDGFVLSDGAGILVLEEYEHAKARGANILAECAGFGMSDDAWHMTAPPSDGAGAAMAMSNAIRDAGLDPSSIDYINAHGTSTMVGDVAESLAIEKVLGASARDVAISSTKSMIGHLLGAAGAVEAAFSILALRDQVAPPTINLDNPDEQCRLDYVPHTAREMKIEHVLSNSFGFGGTNGSLVFSRI
- a CDS encoding Maf family protein, giving the protein MPLLVLASGSPSRRELLGRLGLPFQHHSPDIDETSRAGETPRMLAERLSREKAQALAEYYSHHLIIGSDQVVSIDDDLLGKPGSIDRARQQLQRFSGRRIHFLTGVAVLDTRQHRCDTFVDLTSVDVRHLSSDEIEGYLAKEPAIDNAGGFYMEKLGTTLFEGVHTSDPSALIGLPMIALCRLLRDAGVNPLLE
- the plsX gene encoding phosphate acyltransferase PlsX → MPPLRIAIDAMGGDYGPRATVPGAALALAQRPDAYATLYGRRHLLDVELSRLPASLAHVRNRIDVIEAGDGLPVDVTPSRILRDTFDGSLYASLGALRSGDACACVSAEHTGAIMALGRRDVGMLDNVARAAISAAIPTVSRKPCYMLDLGANVDVRAEHLVDFASMGAAMVRLVDGVQLPRVGLLNVGTESSKGERRVREADMLLRGGDHTRFEYVGYIEGDALFTGNTDVAICDGMVGNVALKSSEGLARMLGERLRSEFQIGWYARMVGWLGTPVLRRFMQELNPVRYNGASFLGLKSTVVKSHGNARAEGFAYAVRRALDEAAMNLPERLMS
- the fabD gene encoding ACP S-malonyltransferase, giving the protein MSNALALVFPGQGSQQLGMLRELAERYSVVRTTFEEASDALGYDLWHVTQEGPETALNATACTQPALLTASVAIWRVWQELEGPRPAAMSGHSLGEYSALVCAGAMSFADGVRLVRLRGEAMQDAVPAGQGGMAAILGLDDDVVEAVCEEAAQGSVVSAVNYNSPGQVVIAGEKAAVERAIALCQERGARRAMPLPVSVPSHCALMKPAAERLEQAMIDIDLRQPRYRVIQNVDAAWHEDIDTIKTRLVQQLYRPVLWTRCVEILCEQGASVFIECGPGKVLTGLGKRIARQSRGLAVNDPESLAAAIELAKETPEGQ
- the rpmF gene encoding 50S ribosomal protein L32, with translation MAVQQNRKSRSRRGMRRAHDALTAPTLSQDKETGTTHLRHHVAPDGYYRGRKVIDVEE
- the pabC gene encoding aminodeoxychorismate lyase — translated: MIGSDSTDPMVALTDRGLAYGDGLFETVLVRDGTPLLWNEHCARLIHGAHRLGFEPPSRGWLDALPEKAPRGEHVLKVVLTRGSGGRGYRPPDPAEPRCYWQFTPFTPMPERWEQGVSVRLCHLRLGRQPALAGLKHLNRLENVLARQEWHDDAIAEGIILNDRDQLVEATAMNLAWFDQGQWWTPELIECGVEGTLRRALIDQGHLSIAGAEDASLSRFLNARSTCLFNSVQGLWPIVRCFDAQHQHVSGQWLIDDSVRRLQDGAHALLGYPSNLPTS
- the acpP gene encoding acyl carrier protein, with the protein product MSTIEERVKKVVAERLNVKEEEIQNSSSFTEDLGADSLDTVELVMALEEEFDTEIPDEEAEKITTVQEAIDYIVAHQ
- a CDS encoding YceD family protein encodes the protein MSTTRLPKTVEPYRLAASGERLEGRIPLSAMPRFVDAIGRQEAECHVVMTFDLDAQRQHYIEGSLVADVEMPCQRCLQAMPVHLESTFLLGMVTSDERAATLPARYEPVLVEDEHLALLPVVEDELLLTLPQVVYHDEADCAVSRDALQSGDEVEQTPARADNPFSVLRSLKDH